In Topomyia yanbarensis strain Yona2022 chromosome 2, ASM3024719v1, whole genome shotgun sequence, one DNA window encodes the following:
- the LOC131678463 gene encoding uncharacterized protein LOC131678463, with the protein MCSKQEAELSDLTVEAEVLDTEEVAVVDLLTSFGLSLDVIGLFIDNRYTLESLKIVERKELEELIQSPHLAERSKCIFGLNSWREKQGIHPVTCIKCQHSSTSAAADLPPEISREKCTATYLLNTSSKGRGIIENYKQTGYLTRTNKKAITHIIIDEFKDRFSKLTPVELLGRSLELSQIFPSEPQDTWYQPASKYSNGQTIKKRKVARGCLYDRNVNYKGCSKHLASLTESEGSSSRVTNESIEIFSENQCAEYENVKKWFLHNIDEWEELKKRWKSTSAIRLWELLKLSIRTCETILAEYPTLNNSCGYQLVQIDFEHKHPNKVTLLFERWASFLEGIRPIFDLEISDADGRALLDSIDKGELSEG; encoded by the exons atgtgttcgAAGCAGGAAGCGGAGTTGTCGGACCTAACCGTCGAAGCGGAGGTTTTAGATACGGAAGAAGTGGCCGTGGTAGACCTTCTCACCTCATTTGGATTATCGTTAGATGTTATTGGTTTGTTCATAG ATAACCGCTACACTCTCGAGTCGTTGAAAATTGTGGAAAGGAAGGAGCTGGAGGAATTAATCCAATCTCCACATCTGGCTGAAAGATCCAAGTGCATTTTTGGGTTAAATTCTTGGCGAGAGAAACAG GGAATTCATCCTGTCACATGCATAAAATGTCAGCATTCGTCAACGTCTGCTGCAGCTGACCTTCCACCGGAAATATCTCGTGAAAAGTGCACAGCCACTTATTTGTTGAACACGTCTTCAAAAGGTCGCGGGattattgaaaattataaacaaacTGGTTATCTGACCCGGACGAACAAGAAGGCTATCACTCACATCATCATTGACGAATTCAAGGATcggttttcaaaattaacaccAGTTGAACTCTTGGGCAGGTCATTGGAACTGAGCCAGATATTCCCGAGTGAACCACAG GATACTTGGTACCAGCCTGCATCAAAATATAGCAACGGTCAGACAATCAAAAAACGCAAGGTGGCTAGAGGTTGCTTGTACGATCGGAACGTGAACTATAAAGGGTGTTCCAAACACTTGGCTTCGTTGACTGAGAGTGAAGGTTCCTCATCACGGGTAACTAACGAATCCATCGAGATTTTTTCGGAAAATCAat GTGCGGAATACGAGAAtgttaaaaaatggtttttgcaTAACATCGATGAATGGGAGGAgttaaaaaaaagatggaagtcAACTAGTGCGATTCGATTGTGGGAACTACTCAAGCTATCAATCCGGACATGCGAAACCATTTTGGCAGAATATCCTACTCTCAATAACAGTTGTGGATATCAATTGGTTCAAATCGATTTCGAGCATAAGCATCCGAATAAAGTGACACTTCTTTTTGAGCGGTGGGCGAGTTTTCTAGAGGGGATTCGGCCAATATTTGATCTTGAAATCTCCGATGCAGATGGAAGAGCATTGTTGGATTCAATAGATAAGGGGGAGTTATCAGAAGGTTAG